A single genomic interval of Tursiops truncatus isolate mTurTru1 chromosome 16, mTurTru1.mat.Y, whole genome shotgun sequence harbors:
- the CHCHD1 gene encoding small ribosomal subunit protein mS37: MATPSLRGRLARFGNPRKPILKPNKPLILANRVGERRREKGEATCITEMSVMMACWKQNEFRDEACKKEIQDFFDCASRAEAARKVRSIQEDLGELGSLPPKKLNKLLNRFPNKPHVS; this comes from the exons ATGGCGACGCCCAGCCTCCGGGGTCGGTTAGCAAGGTTTGGAAACCCGCGGAAGCCCATACTGAAGCCTAACAAGCCCCTCATCCTAGCTAACCGTGTCGGGGAACGGCGCCGGGAGAAGGGCG AGGCGACTTGTATCACGGAGATGTCAGTAATGATGGCTTGCTGGAAGCAGAATGAATTCCGCGACGAAGCGTGCAAAAAAGAGATCCAGGACTTCTTCGATTGTGCTTCGAGGGCTGAG GCAGCCCGAAAAGTGAGATCAATCCAGGAGGACCTGGGAGAGTTGGGGAGTTTACCCCCCAAGAAATTGAATAAGTTGTTAAATAGGTTTCCTAACAAACCTCATGTCAGCTGA
- the FUT11 gene encoding GDP-fucose protein O-fucosyltransferase 4: protein MGAGRTGAVLAALGVLSVCAASGSRPVAEGETGGEVEWAEPWDGAVFRPPSALGAVGVARGPGTPRPGRGEAVDLPVLLWWSPGLFPHFPGDSERIECARGACVASRDRRVRGDSRTRALLFYGTDFRASEAPLPRLAHQSWALLHEESPLNNFLLSHSPGIRLFNLTATFSRHSDYPLPLQWLPGTAYLRRAAPPLPERADWRRRGYAPLLYLQSHCDVPADRDRYVRELMRYIPVDSYGKCLKNRELPTPRLQDTATATTEDPELLAFLSRYKFHLALENAICDDYMTEKLWRPMHLGAVPVYRGSPSVRDWVPNNHSIILIDDFESPQKLAEFIDFLDKNDEEYMKYLAYKQPGGITNQFLLDSLKQREWGVNDPLLPNYLNGFECFVCDHELARLDAEKAHAASPGDIPVPEPHIAQPSHMDCPVPTPGFGSVEEIPENDSWKEMWLQDYWQGLDQGEALTAMIHNNETLQRKFWDYLTEIFMKRNQNL from the exons ATGGGGGCCGGCCGCACGGGGGCTGTGCTTGCTGCCCTGGGAGTGCTTAGTGTCTGTGCGGCCAGCGGCTCAAGGCCCGTGGCGGAGGGGGAGACCGGCGGGGAGGTGGAGTGGGCGGAGCCGTGGGACGGCGCAGTTTTCCGGCCTCCCTCCGCGCTGGGCGCAGTGGGGGTGGCGCGCGGTCCAGGGACCCCGcggccggggaggggggaggcggtGGACCTGCCGGTGCTGCTATGGTGGAGCCCAGGGCTGTTCCCTCACTTCCCGGGCGACTCGGAGCGCATCGAGTGCGCGCGCGGCGCGTGCGTGGCCTCCCGGGACCGACGGGTGCGGGGAGACTCGCGGACGCGCGCACTGCTCTTCTACGGCACCGACTTCCGCGCGTCCGAAGCGCCGCTGCCGCGCTTGGCGCACCAGAGCTGGGCGCTCCTGCACGAGGAGTCGCCCCTCAACAACTTCTTGCTGAGCCACAGTCCGGGCATCCGCCTCTTCAATCTTACCGCCACCTTCAGCCGTCACTCGGACTACCCGCTGCCGCTGCAGTGGCTGCCCGGGACCGCCTATCTGCGCCGCGCGGCGCCTCCGCTCCCGGAACGCGCGGACTGGCGCCGCCGGGGCTACGCGCCGCTGCTCTATCTGCAGTCCCACTGCGACGTGCCTGCGGACCGGGACCGCTACGTGCGCGAGCTCATGCGCTACATCCCG GTGGACTCATATGGGAAATGCCTGAAGAATCGGGAGCTGCCCACGCCGCGGCTACAGGACACAGCCACAGCCACCACTGAGGATCCAGAACTCTTGGCCTTCTTGTCCCGCTATAAGTTTCATTTGGCCCTCGAAAATGCCATCTGTGACGACTACATGACGGAAAAACTGTGGCGCCCCATGCACCTCGGTGCTGTGCCTGTGTACCGCGGCTCTCCCTCTGTGAGGGACTGGGTGCCCAACAATCACTCCATCATCCTCATTGACGACTTTGAGTCGCCGCAGAAGCTGGCAGAGTTTATTGACTTTCTGGACAAAAATGATGAGGAATATATGAAATACCTGGCATACAAGCAACCTGGGGGCATCACCAACCAGTTCCTTCTGGATAGTCTGAAGCAGCGGGAGTGGGGAGTGAATGATCCTTTACTGCCTAACTACCTTAACGGCTTCGAGTGTTTCGTCTGTGACCACGAACTGGCTCGGCTGGATGCCGAGAAGGCCCATGCAGCCTCTCCTGGGGACATCCCTGTCCCTGAGCCTCATATTGCCCAGCCCTCACACATGGACTGCCCAGTGCCCACACCTGGCTTTGGCAGTGTGGAAGAGATTCCTGAGAATGACAG CTGGAAGGAGATGTGGCTGCAAGATTACTGGCAAGGCCTGGACCAGGGGGAAGCTCTCACTGCCATGATCCACAACAATGAGACACTGCAGAGGAAATTTTGGGATTACCTAACTGAGATCTTCATGAAAAGGAACCAAAATCTCTAA